The Apibacter raozihei genome contains a region encoding:
- a CDS encoding peroxiredoxin-like family protein, with protein sequence MSKLKKQLEKLNAELVKQLPKEIQNAFQRSILDLKEKSLEWKFLKKGKKIPFFNLDSTLGKPINSNKIFKEYDKLILVFFRGSWCPYCNLELKALDELIPLIKNKNSLLLGISPQNINQSLDIQKKLQLSFDILIDKGNVYASLLGISFSVQDFVIPYYNQLGIYFSDYNEHSCNLLPIPAVFIINKNHEIIYSYVNPDYTERINPEDILLNL encoded by the coding sequence ATGTCAAAGTTAAAAAAACAATTAGAAAAATTAAATGCAGAACTGGTAAAACAGCTTCCTAAAGAAATTCAAAATGCATTTCAACGTTCAATTCTTGATTTGAAAGAAAAAAGTCTGGAGTGGAAATTCTTGAAAAAAGGAAAGAAAATTCCTTTTTTCAATTTAGATTCTACATTAGGCAAACCCATAAATTCTAACAAGATATTTAAAGAATATGACAAGCTTATATTGGTCTTTTTTAGAGGGAGCTGGTGTCCGTATTGTAATCTTGAATTAAAAGCATTAGATGAGCTTATTCCATTAATAAAAAATAAAAATTCATTGCTTTTGGGTATATCTCCTCAAAATATAAATCAAAGTCTGGATATTCAAAAAAAACTTCAATTAAGTTTTGACATTTTAATTGACAAAGGAAATGTTTATGCAAGTCTGCTGGGTATTTCATTTTCTGTACAAGATTTTGTAATTCCCTATTACAACCAACTGGGTATTTACTTTTCAGATTATAATGAACACTCTTGTAATCTTCTCCCTATTCCTGCAGTTTTTATAATTAATAAAAATCATGAAATTATATATTCTTATGTAAATCCTGATTATACGGAAAGGATAAATCCTGAGGATATACTTCTAAATTTATAG
- a CDS encoding polysaccharide deacetylase family protein: MKFGITLFLVLFTFLACWLKIIPILWGAFFLVIEISLIVIGITCIQTNFFIKGFHKLKTDGKKEIAITFDDGPNPDFTLRVLKLLKKYNCKATFFCVGKNLKLYPEIAKTIVADGHAIANHSYTHSQYIDFKLSSGWTEELRLTQEEIAKITGEKKSIFRPPYGITTPHLAHAVKKMNLTVVGWSVRPYDTLSQPIKIITDKIKNKTKNGSILLLHDSHSRTIPILEIIIPYFLSLGYQFVTINETSDLKG; this comes from the coding sequence ATGAAATTCGGAATAACTCTGTTTCTGGTTTTATTTACTTTTTTGGCTTGTTGGTTAAAAATTATACCTATTCTGTGGGGAGCATTTTTTTTAGTAATTGAAATTAGCCTGATTGTAATAGGGATAACCTGTATTCAGACTAATTTTTTTATCAAAGGATTTCATAAGCTTAAAACAGATGGTAAAAAAGAAATTGCAATTACTTTTGATGACGGTCCTAATCCGGATTTTACCTTAAGAGTTTTAAAATTGTTAAAAAAATACAATTGCAAAGCCACTTTTTTTTGTGTAGGCAAAAATTTAAAATTATATCCAGAAATTGCAAAAACGATTGTTGCAGATGGCCATGCCATAGCAAATCATAGTTATACTCATTCCCAATATATTGATTTTAAACTATCCTCAGGCTGGACAGAAGAATTAAGGCTAACTCAGGAGGAAATTGCAAAAATTACAGGAGAGAAAAAGTCTATTTTTCGACCTCCTTACGGAATAACAACCCCTCATCTGGCTCACGCTGTAAAAAAAATGAACCTTACAGTTGTTGGATGGTCGGTCAGGCCTTACGATACCCTATCACAGCCAATAAAAATAATCACTGATAAAATAAAAAATAAGACAAAAAATGGAAGTATCCTTTTACTTCATGATTCTCACTCCCGAACTATTCCTATTCTGGAAATAATCATTCCCTATTTTTTGTCTCTGGGTTACCAATTTGTGACTATAAATGAAACATCAGATTTAAAAGGTTAG
- a CDS encoding beta-ketoacyl synthase N-terminal-like domain-containing protein yields the protein MIPIYINGLGCISIQPTYQEGYFLEPINDYSNTSMINAVEPNYKEIIPPMQLRRMGKSIKMASYAANKAMEEAGVKNPDAIITGTGLGCQRDSEKFIESMLEDHEQSINPTPFIQSTHNMAAAAVALSIGCKNYNMTYTDGTTSFDSALLDACLYISERGEQSVLVGSVDENADKFSLFFDKAGFLKKSDQELSRLLKSQTRGTIYSEGATFSIISDKPTEKTYAKIIDVEKNYNPVNITEFISDFLNRNGREVEDIDAVMLGYNGDREDTNSYNKVAQTLFKNNLQLGYKHVFGENDSSSAFAFWMAAQILKKQQIPQIIKLNQKDVNEVKTILIYHQKENKNHSLLLLEK from the coding sequence ATGATTCCCATATATATAAATGGTTTAGGTTGTATATCTATTCAGCCGACATATCAGGAAGGATATTTCTTAGAGCCGATAAATGATTATTCCAATACAAGTATGATCAATGCTGTAGAACCCAACTACAAAGAAATTATTCCACCTATGCAATTAAGACGTATGGGAAAAAGTATAAAAATGGCGTCGTATGCAGCTAATAAAGCTATGGAAGAAGCAGGGGTTAAAAACCCTGATGCTATTATAACCGGTACGGGTTTAGGATGCCAGCGGGACTCTGAAAAATTTATTGAATCTATGCTGGAAGATCATGAACAATCTATAAATCCAACACCGTTTATTCAATCTACTCATAATATGGCTGCCGCAGCAGTAGCCCTATCCATAGGCTGTAAGAATTATAACATGACATATACAGATGGAACAACTTCGTTTGATTCTGCATTGTTGGATGCTTGTCTATATATTTCGGAAAGAGGAGAACAATCAGTTCTAGTAGGAAGTGTTGATGAAAATGCAGATAAATTCAGTTTGTTTTTTGATAAAGCAGGATTTTTAAAAAAAAGTGATCAGGAGCTATCCAGGCTTTTAAAATCTCAAACCCGGGGGACCATATATTCAGAAGGAGCAACATTTTCAATTATTTCAGATAAACCTACCGAGAAAACCTATGCAAAAATTATTGATGTTGAAAAAAATTACAATCCTGTGAACATAACAGAATTTATTTCTGATTTTTTAAATAGAAACGGACGCGAAGTAGAGGATATTGATGCAGTTATGTTAGGATACAATGGAGATAGAGAGGATACAAATAGTTATAATAAAGTAGCGCAAACTTTGTTTAAAAACAATTTACAGTTAGGGTATAAACATGTTTTTGGAGAAAATGATTCTTCATCTGCTTTTGCATTTTGGATGGCAGCTCAAATATTAAAAAAACAACAGATTCCGCAAATAATTAAGTTAAATCAGAAAGATGTCAATGAGGTAAAGACCATTTTAATCTATCATCAAAAAGAAAATAAAAATCATAGTTTATTATTATTAGAAAAATGA
- a CDS encoding beta-ketoacyl-[acyl-carrier-protein] synthase family protein yields the protein MQPIKKIAITGAGIISAIGNNVQENYNALINEKSGIGDIQFLETYYQGKLLAGEVKYTNEQLYSLLGLQPEKPFTRTSLLALMAAQEACKSANISSADQISTGLISATTVGGMDASEKYYNEYLISDEHLKYIPTHHCGYHTEQLADYLGITGFITTLSTACSSAANAIMLGARMLASGKLDRVIVGGADALSKFTLNGFNSLMIFSDELCKPFDENRKGLNLGEAAAYLVLESEFSLKKTGNVPLAYILGYGNANDAFHQTASSEDGEGAFLAMNKALETSGLKSEQVDYINVHGTATPNNDLTEGKAILRIFGGKEKVPPFSSTKAFTGHTLAAAGAIEAVFSVLALQNQIIYPNLNFENKIKELDIIPCLKLQSAKLQHILSNSLGFGGNCTSLLISGH from the coding sequence ATGCAACCGATTAAAAAAATAGCAATTACAGGAGCCGGTATTATTTCAGCCATAGGAAATAATGTTCAGGAGAATTACAATGCTCTGATAAATGAGAAATCTGGAATCGGAGACATACAATTTCTTGAAACTTATTATCAAGGTAAATTATTGGCAGGAGAGGTTAAATATACTAACGAACAGTTGTACTCGCTTTTAGGATTACAACCCGAGAAACCCTTTACCCGTACTTCGCTATTAGCGTTAATGGCCGCTCAGGAAGCTTGCAAATCTGCTAACATTAGTTCTGCTGATCAAATATCGACCGGACTCATATCAGCTACCACAGTAGGAGGTATGGACGCTTCTGAAAAATATTATAATGAATATTTAATATCTGATGAGCACCTCAAATATATTCCTACTCATCATTGCGGATATCATACAGAACAACTGGCGGATTATTTAGGGATTACAGGATTTATCACTACTCTAAGTACTGCTTGTTCATCCGCAGCCAATGCTATAATGCTCGGAGCCCGTATGTTGGCTTCAGGTAAATTGGACAGGGTAATCGTTGGTGGAGCTGATGCTCTTTCAAAATTTACCCTCAACGGATTCAATTCATTAATGATTTTTTCGGATGAACTTTGCAAACCTTTTGATGAAAACAGAAAAGGTTTGAATTTAGGTGAGGCGGCAGCTTATCTGGTATTAGAATCTGAATTTTCACTAAAAAAAACAGGAAATGTTCCCTTGGCATATATTTTAGGGTACGGGAATGCTAATGATGCATTTCATCAAACTGCATCATCTGAGGACGGTGAAGGAGCTTTCTTAGCCATGAATAAAGCTTTGGAGACTTCAGGGCTAAAAAGTGAGCAGGTTGATTATATTAATGTTCATGGAACAGCTACTCCTAATAATGATTTAACGGAAGGGAAAGCCATACTCAGAATATTCGGAGGAAAAGAAAAAGTACCTCCTTTTAGTTCTACTAAAGCATTCACCGGACATACATTAGCTGCTGCTGGAGCTATAGAAGCTGTTTTTTCTGTTTTAGCTTTACAAAATCAGATTATATATCCCAATCTGAATTTTGAAAATAAAATAAAAGAATTGGATATTATTCCATGTTTGAAGCTACAGTCTGCAAAACTTCAACATATTTTATCAAATTCATTAGGATTTGGTGGAAATTGTACTTCATTGTTAATTTCAGGACATTAA
- a CDS encoding phosphopantetheine-binding protein: MMTLKEELKNKIITQLNLEDITPEDIQDDTPLFGDGLGLDSIDALELIVLLDKTYGIKLADPKAGRKIFHTIQTMSDYIEEHRTK; this comes from the coding sequence ATTATGACACTTAAAGAAGAATTAAAAAATAAAATTATCACTCAATTAAATCTTGAAGACATAACTCCCGAAGATATTCAGGATGATACACCTCTGTTCGGGGACGGATTAGGATTAGATTCTATAGATGCTCTTGAACTTATTGTATTACTAGATAAAACGTATGGAATTAAATTAGCTGATCCTAAAGCTGGGCGTAAGATATTTCATACTATTCAAACCATGTCTGATTATATCGAAGAGCACAGGACAAAATAA
- a CDS encoding beta-ketoacyl synthase N-terminal-like domain-containing protein, with protein MEDVFITGDHIISPLGNTSLENFSRIMHNESGIQLHHSPDIHETSFYSSLIDEETVSEIKKRIKNSDKFTRLENLIIYSIQTLIESNSIPLDDKTLLILSSTKGNISLQGRNTQFPGERVYLSVMGQVIQDYFKHRNSVVIISNACISGSLAISVARDLLQSPQYERAIVIGADEISKFIFSGFSSFQAVSPEPCRPFDSDRSGVTLGEAVASVYLSKKPKEGAFLIEGVGSFNDANHISGPSRTGEGLYRSIEQAFKDSENPDPGFISAHGTATLYNDEMESIAFGRANLLDIPVNSFKGYYGHTLGASGILETILSIHSLHNQMLIKSMGYFQQGTSQALNIIKENSESNIKSFLKTASGFGGSNIATLFTKYNS; from the coding sequence ATGGAAGACGTTTTTATTACAGGAGATCACATAATATCCCCGTTGGGGAATACATCCCTGGAAAATTTCTCAAGGATTATGCACAACGAATCCGGAATTCAATTGCATCACAGTCCGGATATTCATGAGACTTCTTTTTATTCCTCTTTAATAGACGAAGAAACAGTGTCTGAAATAAAAAAAAGGATTAAAAATTCAGATAAATTTACAAGACTGGAAAATCTAATTATATATTCCATTCAGACACTTATCGAAAGCAATTCAATACCTTTAGATGACAAAACCTTACTGATTCTTTCCAGCACCAAAGGTAATATTTCATTACAGGGAAGGAATACTCAATTTCCGGGAGAGAGAGTGTATTTATCAGTTATGGGTCAGGTGATTCAAGATTATTTTAAGCATCGGAATTCCGTAGTTATTATTTCCAATGCCTGCATATCAGGCTCGTTGGCAATTTCAGTAGCCAGAGATTTACTTCAGAGTCCTCAGTATGAAAGAGCTATTGTGATAGGAGCTGATGAAATTTCCAAATTTATTTTTTCCGGATTTTCTTCATTCCAGGCAGTGAGTCCAGAACCTTGCCGACCTTTTGATAGTGATCGTTCCGGCGTAACCTTAGGGGAAGCAGTAGCTTCTGTATATTTAAGCAAAAAACCAAAAGAAGGAGCTTTTTTAATTGAGGGAGTAGGATCTTTTAACGATGCCAATCATATATCGGGTCCCTCAAGAACGGGAGAAGGATTATACAGAAGTATCGAACAGGCTTTTAAAGATTCTGAAAATCCAGATCCTGGATTTATCTCGGCTCATGGAACAGCAACCCTGTATAATGATGAAATGGAATCAATAGCTTTTGGAAGAGCAAACCTTTTAGATATACCGGTAAATAGTTTTAAAGGATACTATGGGCATACATTGGGGGCTAGCGGAATACTGGAAACCATTTTAAGCATCCATTCTTTACATAATCAAATGCTTATTAAATCAATGGGTTATTTCCAGCAAGGAACTTCTCAGGCTCTTAATATTATCAAAGAGAATTCAGAATCAAATATAAAATCCTTTCTGAAAACAGCTTCAGGCTTTGGTGGAAGTAATATAGCAACTTTATTTACAAAATATAATTCCTAG
- a CDS encoding acyl-CoA thioesterase yields the protein MLKDITNFTVRFNEVDSLGIVWHGHYVTYFEIGRESFGKKYGITYMDVKKNGVVIPVVHCQCDYKQSLKYGDTVNIETRFVNTSAAKIIFEYIISHHDRGLIATGKTIQVFTDLQGELQLNNPIFFENWKKNYNLENS from the coding sequence ATGCTAAAAGATATTACAAATTTTACCGTACGATTTAACGAAGTTGATTCTTTAGGCATTGTATGGCACGGACATTATGTTACTTATTTTGAAATAGGAAGAGAATCTTTCGGTAAAAAATATGGCATAACTTATATGGATGTCAAAAAAAATGGAGTGGTTATACCTGTAGTTCATTGTCAGTGCGATTATAAACAATCTTTAAAATACGGAGATACAGTAAATATAGAAACACGTTTTGTAAATACATCTGCTGCAAAAATAATATTTGAATATATAATTTCACATCATGACAGAGGACTCATTGCAACAGGTAAGACCATTCAGGTATTTACAGATCTTCAAGGGGAACTGCAACTAAATAATCCGATATTCTTTGAAAATTGGAAAAAGAATTATAATTTGGAGAATAGTTGA
- a CDS encoding ABC transporter permease, with protein MRKLVASVIKELLLLIRDWGGLAVLFIMPSILIVIVTLIQNSTFKAVGEAKMPIILVDNDKGDIAKIIERDLKSSSFFEIVSSDNGKMLTEHQARTWVSEGKFQIAIIVPAGLSKQINTRVEENVDKILEQFTGEESNQENTEVENQQKWKPQEIVIYFDPAAGQTFRNSVKNTIDKMVAEIESSKVYEIFQEKMDINVAQELSNNSLLSFKEIIAQQGKDAVIPNAVQHNVPAWSLFGIFFIIIPLASNIVKEKNSGTFIRLRTSPVSYTLILTGKIITYSLICLLQFSLMLLIGIFIFPYLGLIPFDTGNRLIEMFIIALCSGLSAIGLGILIGTIARTQEQTAPFAAILVIILAALGGVWVPTFIMPEFMQKISVLTPMNWGLSSFYDIILRNSSLLQVYPNLLFLLSFFILILWLSVFYNNKRNSI; from the coding sequence ATGCGTAAGCTTGTAGCATCAGTAATAAAAGAATTACTTCTGTTAATTAGAGACTGGGGTGGTTTAGCAGTTTTGTTTATCATGCCTTCAATTTTAATTGTTATTGTAACCCTTATACAAAATAGCACCTTTAAAGCTGTAGGAGAAGCTAAAATGCCTATAATATTAGTAGATAATGATAAAGGCGATATTGCTAAAATAATAGAACGGGATTTAAAGAGCTCCAGTTTTTTTGAAATTGTCAGCTCTGACAACGGGAAGATGCTTACCGAGCATCAGGCTCGTACCTGGGTGAGTGAAGGGAAATTTCAGATAGCAATAATTGTTCCTGCAGGATTGAGTAAACAAATTAACACCAGAGTTGAAGAGAATGTAGATAAAATATTAGAGCAATTTACAGGAGAAGAAAGCAACCAAGAAAATACTGAGGTTGAAAATCAACAAAAATGGAAACCCCAGGAAATTGTCATATATTTTGATCCGGCAGCAGGACAAACTTTCAGAAATTCGGTTAAAAACACTATAGATAAAATGGTTGCCGAAATAGAATCAAGCAAGGTTTATGAAATTTTTCAGGAGAAAATGGATATTAATGTAGCTCAGGAACTATCCAATAATTCTCTGCTCTCTTTTAAAGAAATTATTGCTCAGCAAGGAAAAGACGCGGTTATACCTAATGCCGTACAACATAACGTACCTGCCTGGTCGTTATTCGGAATATTTTTTATTATTATACCCCTGGCAAGTAATATAGTCAAAGAAAAAAATTCAGGAACTTTTATAAGGTTAAGAACCAGTCCTGTTTCCTATACACTAATATTAACAGGTAAAATAATAACTTATAGCCTGATTTGTCTGCTTCAATTTTCATTAATGCTTTTAATCGGAATTTTTATTTTTCCATATCTGGGACTAATTCCTTTTGATACAGGAAACAGACTTATCGAAATGTTTATCATAGCACTTTGTTCAGGCCTATCAGCGATAGGACTAGGTATACTAATAGGAACTATCGCCCGTACTCAGGAGCAGACAGCACCTTTTGCAGCCATATTGGTAATTATTTTAGCGGCACTGGGTGGTGTATGGGTACCTACCTTCATTATGCCGGAATTTATGCAGAAAATCTCTGTGTTAACTCCTATGAATTGGGGATTGTCTTCTTTTTATGATATTATATTAAGAAATAGTTCATTGCTTCAGGTCTATCCGAACTTATTGTTTTTATTATCTTTTTTCATTTTGATATTATGGTTGTCAGTATTTTACAATAATAAGAGGAATTCGATTTAA
- a CDS encoding ABC transporter ATP-binding protein: MPIIEVNSLHKIFKGNQYFTINNLNLTIKRHQVYGLLGPNGAGKTTLISILCGLLNPTSGTVLLNGLSYRKDARKIQNFIGVVPQEYALYPTLTAYENLTYFGSLFGIPSHELKFRINEGLNEVGLSEFAHKQIRTFSGGMKRRINILSGILHKPEIIFLDEPTVGVDVQSKESIMNYLKRLNKEGATIIYTSHHLNEAQNFCSQIAIIDLGKIIAQGTPKQLIESVDGAENLENVFINLTGKELRDYA, from the coding sequence ATGCCTATAATTGAAGTCAACAGTTTACATAAAATTTTTAAAGGGAATCAATATTTCACTATAAATAATTTAAACCTGACTATCAAAAGGCATCAGGTTTATGGATTATTAGGGCCTAACGGAGCTGGGAAAACTACACTTATATCAATTCTTTGTGGGTTGTTAAACCCTACTTCAGGAACGGTTCTGTTAAATGGATTATCATATAGAAAAGATGCAAGGAAAATTCAGAACTTTATAGGAGTGGTTCCTCAGGAATATGCATTGTATCCAACTCTTACTGCCTATGAAAATCTTACTTATTTCGGAAGTCTTTTCGGAATTCCTTCTCATGAATTAAAATTTAGAATTAATGAAGGGTTAAATGAAGTTGGCTTATCAGAATTTGCTCATAAGCAAATACGTACATTTTCTGGTGGAATGAAAAGACGGATCAATATTTTATCAGGCATTTTACATAAACCGGAAATTATTTTTTTAGATGAACCAACGGTAGGGGTAGATGTACAGTCAAAAGAGTCTATTATGAATTATTTAAAGCGTTTAAATAAGGAAGGAGCAACAATTATATATACTTCTCACCATTTAAACGAAGCTCAAAATTTTTGTTCTCAGATTGCTATTATTGATTTGGGAAAAATTATAGCACAAGGCACACCGAAACAATTAATAGAAAGTGTTGATGGAGCCGAAAATCTGGAGAATGTATTTATAAATCTTACAGGTAAAGAATTAAGGGATTATGCGTAA
- a CDS encoding NADP-specific glutamate dehydrogenase — MKTPQVLDNLKRRFPNEPEYLQAVKEVLESIENVYNQHPEFEKTNLIERLCIPERIFTFRVTWVDDKGQVITNMGYRVQHNNAIGPYKGGLRFHSSVNLSILKFLAFEQTFKNALTTLPMGGGKGGSDFNPKGKSNTEIMRFCQAFVTELWKHIGPDTDVPAGDIGVGGREVAYMFGMYKKLAREFTGTFTGKGLTFGGSLIRPEATGYGNVYFLLEMLKTKNISIKGKKCLVSGSGNVALYTCEKLIELGAIPVTLSDSNGYIYDPDGITTEKLEFVKELKEIYRGRIREYAEKYNCKYVDGGRPWNEKADIALPSATQNELNGDDAVALISNGVLAVSEGANMPSTPDAVEVFLEAKILYAPGKAANAGGVSVSGLEMSQNSERLSWSQEEVDNKLKKIMSDIHESCVKYGQEDDGFINYVNGANIAGFMKVAKAMIAQGIV, encoded by the coding sequence ATGAAAACACCACAAGTATTAGATAATCTAAAACGCAGGTTCCCTAATGAACCAGAATATCTTCAGGCTGTAAAAGAAGTTTTGGAATCAATAGAAAATGTTTACAACCAACATCCTGAATTTGAAAAGACAAACCTGATTGAAAGACTTTGTATTCCTGAAAGAATATTTACATTCAGAGTTACCTGGGTAGATGATAAAGGACAAGTAATAACTAATATGGGATACAGGGTACAGCATAATAATGCGATAGGTCCTTATAAGGGCGGGCTTAGATTTCACTCTTCCGTTAACCTTTCCATACTTAAATTTTTAGCTTTTGAACAAACTTTCAAAAATGCGCTAACTACTTTACCTATGGGAGGCGGTAAAGGTGGATCTGATTTTAATCCCAAGGGTAAATCTAATACAGAAATAATGAGATTCTGCCAGGCTTTTGTGACAGAACTCTGGAAGCATATTGGTCCTGATACGGATGTTCCTGCCGGTGATATTGGTGTAGGTGGACGGGAAGTTGCTTACATGTTTGGTATGTATAAAAAATTAGCCCGTGAGTTTACTGGTACTTTTACCGGTAAAGGATTAACTTTTGGAGGTTCGTTAATACGACCCGAAGCTACAGGCTACGGAAATGTTTATTTCCTTCTTGAAATGCTGAAAACCAAAAATATAAGTATTAAAGGGAAAAAATGTCTTGTTTCCGGATCTGGAAATGTTGCTCTTTATACGTGTGAAAAACTCATTGAATTGGGTGCTATCCCTGTAACACTTTCTGATTCTAACGGATATATTTACGATCCGGATGGAATAACAACTGAAAAATTAGAATTCGTGAAGGAATTGAAAGAAATTTACAGAGGCAGGATACGTGAATATGCTGAAAAGTATAATTGTAAATATGTCGATGGCGGAAGACCTTGGAATGAAAAAGCGGATATAGCCCTTCCTTCTGCTACTCAGAATGAATTAAACGGAGATGACGCGGTTGCTCTTATTTCTAATGGAGTACTAGCAGTTTCTGAAGGAGCAAATATGCCTTCTACTCCTGATGCTGTAGAAGTTTTCCTTGAAGCAAAAATTTTATATGCTCCGGGAAAAGCAGCTAACGCCGGAGGAGTTTCTGTTTCAGGACTTGAAATGTCTCAAAACTCAGAAAGGCTGAGCTGGTCACAGGAAGAAGTTGATAATAAACTTAAAAAAATTATGTCTGATATACATGAAAGTTGTGTCAAATATGGACAGGAAGATGATGGTTTTATTAATTACGTAAACGGAGCTAATATAGCCGGATTTATGAAAGTTGCCAAGGCCATGATCGCTCAAGGAATTGTTTAA